A segment of the Parasphingopyxis algicola genome:
CATGCCGACCCGCACCCATGGCTGGGCGGCCTACGAGCTCACCGTGCAGGACGTGTTCGGCTGGCCGGACCGGCTCCAGGGCAGCGGTTTCGATATCGTCGGCCCGCCCAAGGAACTGGAAGGCCTGCCCTTTTTCGTGCCGATGCAGGTGACGGGGCGCGGCAAGGAGATGATCTATCTCAACGAGGTGCGCGAGAACACGCCCTCGTCGGACCTGCCGCATGCACAGTCGCCGACCGACCATATCTTCATCGTGATCCTCGCAACGCCCGATCGCGCGGCGACGGTCGCCTGGTATCGCGAGCGGCTGGGCCTAGACGAGGGCGACACCTACACGCTCGAATATTCGATGATCAACGACGCTTTCGGCCTGCCCGCGGGCACCCAGTCGGATTTGACCATGGTGCAGAACGACCGGCTGCCGATCGTCGAGGTCGACGATTATCCGGCCGAGGCGACGGACCGCGCCCGGCATGATGGTATGCTGCCGCCCGGCAACGCGATGGTGACCCTCGCCGTCGACGATCTCGATGCACTGGCGTGCGAATGGATAACGCCGCCGACAGCCCGGCAAGGTCCGCTCTATGACGGCCGGCGTGCGGCTACCGTCATCGGCCCGGCCGGGGAACTGCTCGAACTGGTGGAGACGAAGACATGACCAAAGTGATGCCGTCCGCCGCCTATATCGCCTGGTGCAAGGATCTGCCCGGGGACGAACCCGCCCGTTTGCGCAAGGAGCTGGCCCCGGCCCATTTCGTCCATATCGAGACGATCATGGACAAGATCCGGGTGGCCGGCCCGGTGCGGAACGAAAATGGCGAGACGATCGGCTCCATGCTGGTCTTCAATGCCGAGAGCGAAGCCGAAGCCCGCGCCTTGCTCGACCGAGATCCCTATGCCGGGGCCGGTCTCTGGGAAAGCGTCGAGATTCACCCTTTCCTGCCGGCGGCGGGCGAATGGATTGGCGGCAAGATCTGGTAATATGTCGTCATTCCGGACTTGATCCGGAATCCAGAGCAGCGAGCGGGATCGCTTTTGGCCCTGGACCCCGGATCAAGTCCGGGGTGACGTTTTCTTCCCGACAGGAGCATGCTTGCCCGGATTCCAGTCGGTCAGCCGCTCCAGCGCATAGCTGAGCGGCGCATCCTCGAGCGGGGTCGCCAGCGTGTCGTTCCAGCGGTTGAGGAAGCCGAACAGCGCGATCATCGCGACCAGTTCGACGATCTGGCGTTCGCTCCAATGCGCCCGCAGCGCTTCGAAATGCGCGTCGGTCGCCGCGTTGGGCGTCTGCCCGGCGGCGAAGGCGAGGTCGAGCGCCGCGCGTTCGGCATCGGAAAACAGGTCGCTCGTCCGATACTCCCAAACGGCGGCGACCTTCTCGCTGTCGACGCCCGACATCTGCGCCGCGCCATGCGCGGTATGGGCCTCGCAATAGCGGCACCCGGCAGCGCTGCTCGCGACCATCGCCATCATCCGCTTGAGGCCGAGATCGACTTCCTGCGATCCGTAGATCGTCCCGATCAAACCTTCGAGCGCGCCCAGCAGTTCGGGCCAGCGCGCCAGCGTCAGGATGTCGTTCGAGGCGAACCCCATCCGCGCTTCCGCTTCGCCCAGCCGCACGCGCAGATCCTCGGGCAGCGCGTCGAACGGCAGGGGATCGATCCGCGCCACGCCTAACCGTCCGCCGCATGCTTGCCGACCGCCCAGCCTGCCGGCGCCATCAGCGCCTCGGCGAATTCGCGCGGCGCGTCTTCGAGCGTCGTCGCCATCGTGTCGTTCCAGCGGTTGAGAAAGCCGAAGGCCGAGATTACGGCGACGATCTCGATGATTGCCCGCTCGTCAAAATGCGCGCGCAGCGCCGCGAAATGCGCGTCCGTGGCGGCGTTGGGCGATTGCCCGGCGGCGAGCGCGAGATCGAGCGCCGCCTTTTCCGCTTCGGAGAAGAGGTCGCTGGTCCGATACTCCCAGACCTTCGCGACTTTTTCCTCGGCGACGCCCATCTTCTCCGTCGAGCCATGCGTCGTATGCGCCTGGCAATAGCGGCAGCCGGCCGCGCTGCTGACGACGGCCGCGATCATCTGCTTGAGCCCCGGCTCCAGCACCCCGCCGCCGCCGAGCACCGTCGCAACGAGCGGCATGAAGCCGCGCACGAGATCGGGCCAGCGCGCCATGGTCAGCAGCGAGTTGGGGATGAATCCCATCCGCGCCTCGGCCATCGCCAGCATCGGCTTCAGGTCTTCCGGGATTTCGTCCGGCGACAGGGGAGCGACATGGGCCATCTAGGGCAGCAGGACGGTCGAGCCGACCGTCTTGCGCGCTTCGAGATCGCGATGCGCCTGCGCGGCTTCCTCCAGCGGATAGGTCTGGCCGATCTCAACGCTCAGCACGCCCTCGCCGAGCAGCGAGAAAAGCCGCGCCGCGCCCGCCGCCGCTTCATCCCGATCCGCATAATAATCGAACAGGGTCGGGCGGGTTGTGAACAGCGAACCCTTTTGCGCGAGGATGCCGAGATTGGTCTCGCCGACCGGCGCGCTCGCATTGCCGAAGCTGATCTGCAGGCCGCGTTGCCCGAGCGAATCGAGCGAGGCTTCCCAGGTCGCCTTGCCGACGCCATCGAACACGACGCGCACGCCCTTGCCGCCGGTGATCTCGCGGACGCGGGGCGCAACCTCTTCCTCGGTATAGAGGATCACATGATCGGCGCCCGCCGCCTTGGCCTTTTCCGCCTTTTTTTCGCTGCTCGTCGTGCCGATCACCTCGGCGCCGATATGTTTGAGCCATTGCACGAGCAGCTGTCCCGTGCCGCCGGCCGCGGCATGGACGAGCACCGGCCAGCCGCTTTCGACCCGCCCGCAGCGCTCGACGAGAAATTCGGTCGTGCAACCCTTGAGAAAGGCCGCCGCGGCGACGTCGTCCGCCACGCCCTCGGGCAGCGCGAAGAGCCGGTCGGCGGGCATATTCCGCGCGGTTGCATAGGCGCCGAGCTGCGGTCCGAAGGTGACGACGCGATCGCCTTGCCTGAAGCCGCTAACGCCGGGTCCGACGGCCTCGACGACGCCCGCCGCCTCGAGACCGAGCCCGGTCGGCAGCTCAACGGGGTAGATGCCCTTGCGGTGATAGGTGTCGATCATATTGAGGCCGACCGCCTTGTTGCGCATCCGCACCTCGCCTGCGCCCGGATCGCCGAGATCGATATCCTGCCAGGTGATGACCTCGGGCCCGCCATGTTCGGTTATCTGGGCCTGTCTTGCTTGCATGATCTTCATTCCTTCATCGCGTTGGAAAATTTCCGAAGTCGTCATGCTGAACTTGTTTCAGCATCCACTTTTCAACCTGCAACCGCCTTCGCGGATGGAGCGGTGGATCCTGAAACAAGTTCAGGATGACGAGCCTTGTCGAAACAGTCCGACACGCTCATTCGTCCCCGTTTCCATCCTGCACCGTGCAGCTCGCCTGCATCCAGCGCAGATTGATGCCGATCCGTTCGGCGCCGGGATCGGCCCAGCTATACGATACCGCGCGGTCCGGATCATCCTCCGTGTGGACATATAGCACAAGGCTCGGCCGGTTGCGGCTCGGGGCGGGCCAGATAACGTTGCGCATCCGGACGATCGCGACCGGCGCGCCGCTGTCGCCGCCCCCCGCGCGGATGCGGCCGCCCTGATCGTGCATCATCAGGCCGCTATCGAACGTCCATTCGCTCTCGCCGTCGGATTCGGTCTTGCGCACCGAGATCCAGCAGGAGACGGGCCGCGCGCGGCGCAATTCGAGCGGGCGGCCGTCGGGCCAGGCCATGGCGATTTCTGCGGGTCCGATACGCTGCATGACGGCGGGCAGATCGTCGCACATGCCCTCGCTCGCATCGAGGACGAAGGCATCGCCTTCGGGGCGGAACAATCGCGTGCAATCGTTCGAGGACAGGGCCGTCAGATCGCCGCGCGGCACGACGGTCACGGTCTCGGCCGGTTCGACCGGTTCGCCGAACGCGTCGACCGGCTGGAGCGTGAACGCGCCGTCACCATCGGCGGTGAAGCGCAGGCTGATCCAGCGGTCCTGCGGCTCGCCTGCCTCGCCCTGGAAATAGACCTGTTCGGTGTTTGCGTAGATGCCGGGAAGCAGGTCGGCGAGGTCCTGCGCCGCGGCCGGCGCGGCGACGCCCGCCAGTATCGCCATCGTCGGAATGATGCGCATCGTCGTTCCTCCCCGAACCGTCCCTACAGGCTATCGCGCGGCGCGGGAAATGCAAATATGTCCGGACAAATTTTGACAGGCAGGACGATTCCGGCGAAAAGCGTGAGCGGGAGGATGATGACGATGCGCTATTGGATCGGACTGTTGGTCTTTCTCTTTGCCGCGCCGGCGCTGGCGCTTGAGGCGGCGGCGCCCGATGCGCGCACGATCCTCGAACGCGCGACCGAAGCGGCGGGCGGCGCGGACTGGCTCAATCCCTTCACGTTGCAGCTCAGCGGCCATGCCGTCTTCTACGGCCCCGACAGCGCCGAACCGCGCAGCCGGTCCGACGATTACCGGATGTGGCGCGTCTTCGATCCCGATCGCACCGCGAGCCATAATGCGCAGGGCAAGGTCCGCATTCGTGCTGGCGTCGGAGACGGCGTGATGTTCGAGGTCGGCTATGACGGCGAGACGACCTGGACCCAGGACGGGATCATGCCGCGCGAAGAGGCGGACGCCTATTGGGCCTCGGCCTTCGGCTTCGGGATCATTCGGCGCGCGCTGGGCGAGGGCTTCACCCTGACCCGCATCCCGGACGGCAATTCGAACGGCCACCCGACCTACAAGATCCGCATCACCGATCCCGGCGGCGCGGAGACGATCTTCGGGATCGACCAGCAGAGCCATTATATCCGCACGATGGAATTCGCGACGCCGCGCGGCTGGCACATGCGCGTCTATGACGATTTCTACCGGCTCGAGGACCCGGACTGGGTGCAGGCCGGGACGGTGACGCTCTCCTATAACGGCACCGTCTCGAACACCGTCACCTGGACCGAAACGGTCGTCAACGCGCCGATCGGGGACGATGTCTTCACCTATCCGGGTGGACCAAGCCGGTAACGCCAGCACAACCGTCACCCCGGACTTGATCCGGGGTCCAGGGCCGTAAGCGATATCGCAGGCAGCCCTGGATTCCGGATCAAGTCCGGAATGACGTTCAAATGAAAGGAGCCACCATGCCCGCCTATATGATCGTTACCGCGAAGATCGCCGACCGCGACGCCTTTATCCAGGGTTATGGCATGGCCGCCGCCAAGCTCGTCGAGCAGTTCGGCGGCAGATATGTGCTGCGGGCGCCGGGCGCGGAACTGCTCGAGGGCGATTTCGGCGACGGGGCCTCGATGGTGATCTCCGAATGGCCGGACAAGGCCGCGGCCAAGGCCTTCTGGAACTCTCCCGAATATCGGGAGGTGAAGAAGCTGCGCGAGGGATGCGCGGAGTGCCAGGTCTTGCTGATCGAAGCGGACTCCATCGCTGGTTGAGCTAGTCCGCCGCCGTCACTTCCGGCGGTTCGGCGAAGGGGCGGATGCCGAAATGCGGATAGATGTCGGCCGGGAAATAGACGGTCCCGTTCGCGACGACCATCGCAATCGACTTGATCGCGGAGAGGTCGGCGGTCGGGTCGCCGGGCACGAGGAAGAAATCGGCATATTTGCCGCCCGCGATCGATCCCAGATCCTCGTCCTGGCCCAGATACTCGGCCATGCCGAGCGTGGCGAGACGGAGTACTTCGGGTGCGCTGTAGCCGGCGCGTTCGAACAGTTCGAGCTCGCGGTGATAGGCGAAGGAGCCGCCCATATCGGTGCCGGGCACGATTCTGATGCCGCGTTCGCGCATCATCGCGATGGTGCGGATGACCTGGTCGAAGGCGCCGCGATAGCGTTCGTCGGCGCCCTCCGCCGAGATATCGGCCCAGGCTTCCTGCAGGCTGCGCTGCTGGCCGACCGGCATGTGATCGAAGATATCGGCAAAGCCCGGGGAAACCTCGCCGTTGCGGCCGAGCAGCAGCGCCTCGTGGATGGCGATGGTCGGATCGATGGCGATATTGTTCTGCGCCATCAGGCCGATCGTGTGCTGGACCGGTTCGCTGTCAAGATCGAGCGCCGGCAGCCGGTCGAGCGCGGTCAGGCGGAGCAGGGTGCGCGTATCCTCGTGCGGTTCGAGCACCCAGCCCAGCATCACCTGGTTGATATGGGTGAGTTCGTCGAACCCGGCCGCGATCATCGCATCGGCGTTGGAGAAGGCCGGCACATGGCCGGCGACGCGCAGCCCCAGCCGGTGCGCTTCCGCGACGAGCCGTGGCGCCCAGTCCGGCGTCATCGAATTGTAGAGCTTCACCTGGTGGAAGCCGCGCGCCGCATACCAGCGGACCTGTGCGAGCGCCTCTTCCTCGGTCTCGACCAGTTCGCCGGTCTGCGAACTGAATTCGCTCAGCCCTTCGATAAAGCCGCTGCGCGTGATGCGCGGCCCGGCGATCGTGCCGTCCGCGATCCGTTCGATCAGCCCGTCGAGCACGTCGTTCTCGTTGCCCATGTCGCGGACCGAGGTGACGCCGGCGGCGATGTTGAGCAGCGCTACATTCTGCGAGATATGGCCGTGCATCTCGTACATGCCGGGCACCAGCGTGCCGCCCGCCCCGTCGATGATCGTCTCACCCTCGGTCGCGGGCGCATCGTTGGGCTGGATCGAGCTGATCCGGTCGTTGTGCCAGACGACGGCATGCGGGCCGGTGCGCGTCATCGTTTCCGGATCGAAGATATGGACGTTGCGGACGCGGACCGGGCCGTCGAAATTGCGCGCGGCCTCGGCCTGGATGCGGACGAACCGCTCGGTCGACAGTTCCTGTGCGCGATTCCGCAGCGCTTCGTCGGCCGCCTCGTAACCCGTGCGGACAATCGCGAAGCGCGGACTGGCAAAGGCGAACAGGCGGTTCTCAGCGTCGAGCGTCACATAGACCGGATTGAGATCGAGCCCGGCGATCTCATAGGTGGTGGTCGCGACCGCGCCGTCCGGGCCGTCGTGGCTGGCCGTACCGCGTTCGGTCAGCGTTGCGGTGCCGCCGGGCAGCACGGCCATGCTGTCGTCCGCGTCCGCCAGCAGCGCGCGGGCGAGCAATGCCAGGCTCCAGGGACTGCCATTCTGGTCGATATAGAAGCGCGCATCGGCGATCGCGGTTTCGCGCTCGCCGGTCGCGTCGCGCCAGCGGGCCCGGCCGTTTTCGAGCACGAACGTCTCGTCGACGAGATTGCCGAACGTCGTCGCGCCCTCGATCTCCCAGCGCAGCGGATAGCCGTCCGCGTCGAGCGTGATCGTCTCGGCGATCGTCGGCCCGCGCCCGTTATTCTTGTAGTCATAGTCGATCGCGACCCGGCTTCCTTCCGCATCGACGCGAAGATGGCCGACATCGTTGCCGCCGGACAGGACCCGGTATTCGCGCATCTCGGCCGCCGCCGGCGACGCGAGAATGAGTGTGGCGAGCAGCAGTTTCTTGAGCATGGGCCGAAAGTCCTTGGATCGGGATTGGGGGGAGACGGGATTGCGATAGCGGCCCGTATCGCCCTCCGCAAACTGCTGGCGCCCATCGCAATTGGCAGTTGCGCTCCGCCGCCGCCTCGTGTTTGCACGCGCACGAACAGCGAAGGACGAATGATGAGCGAGATCGCGGATACCACCCCCGTCATTATCGGCGTCGGCCAGTATAGCGAACGGCCCGACGATCCGGACTACCGGGCGCTCTCGCCGATGGATCTGGGCGGCAAGGCGCTGGCGGCGGCGCTGGCCGACAGCGGCGCGACGGACGATGCGGCGGGCGCGATCGATACGATCGCCGCGATCCGCCAGTTCGAGACGTCGGTTCCCGGCGCGGTGGCGCCGTTCGGCAAATCGAACAATGCGCCGCGCTCCTACGGCAAGCGCGTCGGCGCGGAGCCGGAGCGGGCGATCCTCGAGATCGTCGGCGGGCAGGGGCCGCAGAAACTGGTCGGCGAATTCGCGGCGGATATCGCCGAGGGCCGGTCGGAGGTCGCCGCGATTATCGGGTCCGAGGCGATTTCGACGGTGCTGACCTTGAGCAAGCAGGGCGAAAAACCGGACTGGTCCGAAGACATTGAAGGCCAGCTCGAGGATCGCGGTTTCGGGATGCGCGGGCTGCTCGATTCGACGCTGATCGCGCACGGCCTCGCCGCGCCGATCCCGATCTACGCGCTGTTCGACAATGCACGGCGCGCGGCGCGCGGGGCGGGGCTGGAGGCGTATCGGCGCGAGATCGGCGAGCTGTTCGCACCGTTCAGCGAAGTCGCGGCGAAGAACCCCCATGCCGCGGCGCCAGCCGCACGGACGGCGGAAGAACTGGCGATCGTTACCGAGCGCAACCGGATCGTCGCCGAGCCCTATCCGCGGATGACGGTCGCGCGCGACCAGGTGAACCAGGCGGCGGCGATCCTGATCGCCTCCGCCGGCAAGGCGCGGGCGCTCGGCGTGCCCGAGGAGAAATGGGTGCATATCCATGCCGTCACCGATGCGAAGGAGCTGTCGGTGCTCGAACGGCCCGACATGGCGACCAGCCCGGCCTCGATCGCTTCGGTGCGCGCAGCGCTGGATATGGCGAGAGTCGGGATGGACGCGATCGGCTATCTCGATCTCTACAGCTGTTTCGCGATCGCGGTCACCAATATCGCCGACGCCTTCGGTATCGCGCCCGACGATCCGCGCGGGCTGACGCTGACCGGCGGGCTGCCCTTTTTTGGCGGGGCGGGAAATAACTACTCCGCGCATGCGATCGCCGAGGCCGTCCAGAAACTGCGCGCGGACGAGGACGCCTATGCGCTGGTCGGCGCCAATGGCGGGTTCATGAGCAAATATGCGACCGGCATCTATTCCCGTCGTCCCGCTGACTGGAGTGCGGAACGGTTCCGAAAACTACCGGATCAGACGGAGAAGCGCGAAGTCCGCGACAGCCATTCGGGCGAAGCGGTGGTCGATACCTATACGATCATGCCGGGCCGAAACGGCACGGTCGCGGCGGTCGTCGCGCGGACCGGAGACGGCGCGCGGATCGTCGCCAATGTCGCGCCCGACGATACGAATACGCTGGCGGTGCTGGAGCGGGGCGAGCCGTTCGGCCGGACGATCGCGGTGGAAGCGACCGATTCCGGCCGCAACCTCTTTACGTTCGCCTAAATCGTCATTGCGAGCGTAGCGCGGCAATCAGAGCCGAGCGCGAAACGCTCTGGATTGCCGCGGGCCTTCGGCCCTCGCAACGACGCCAGCCTGGCTGATCTCGATTGTTGCTCAGTCGAAATGCAGCTCGCGATAGCTGCCGCGATAATAGAGCAGCGGATCGAGGTCGGCGTCGAAACGCACGCGGATGACGCGGCCGAGCAGGATCAGATGATCGCCGCCGTCATATTCGGCGAATTTCGCGCATTCGAAATTGGCGAGCGAATCGCCGAGCATCGGCACGCCGGTCGACCAGGCCTCCCAGTCGGTTCCCTCGAACCGGTCGATATCGGGTGTCGCGAAACGCTGGGCGATTTCCCGTTGCCCGATATGGAGCACATTGACCGCGAAAGCCTCGGCCCGTTCGAACCAGGGCAGTTGGGTCGATTTGCGGTTCAGGCAGACGAGCAGCAACTCGGGATCCAGCGAGACCGAGGTGAAGCTGTTCGCCGTCAGCCCGACCGGCCGGTCGTCGCGATCCAGCGTCGTCACCACTGTGACGCCCGTACCGAAACAGCCCAGCGCGTCGCGCAAGGTGCGGCTGTCGGACCCTGAGCGGAGATCGTGCGGAACGGCGGGCGGAGCGTCGGACATGCGCCGGGCTATAGGCGGCTGGCGTCGGGAGGCCAAGCGGGCGTTGAGAGTCGTTTGTCAGAATTTCGTTAGCACGAAATCGCCGCACCAGGATTTGATTGTCAGAACATTGCTCGCGCAATGTCGCCGCACCAGCCCTCTCCCCCTCCCGGCCGCCCACAGGGTACACTCATTGGGAGGTCGGGAGGGGGGAGAGGGCTGGTGCGGCGCTCGACCGACAGGTCGAGTCTGACAAACGATTCTCAACTCCGCTGATTGAACCGCCGCCCGATCAGCGCCGCCGCAATATTCGTCTTCTGGACATCGGTCGTCCCGCCGGCGATGCCCCAGGCGAAGCCGTCGCGGACGCGCTGCTCCATGCCATATTCCTTGGAATAACCGTAGCCGCCCATGATCTGCATGCCATCGGCGGTCACTTCGCGGACCATCTCGTTGGCGAAGCATTTGCCGACGCTCGATTCGAAGATATTGGGCAGGCCCTGCGAGGCGTTGACCGCCGCGCGGTAGATGAGGAGCCGGGAGGCCTCGACCTTCATCGCCATCGCGGCGAGCTTGAGCTGGATCGCCTGGAAATCGACGATCGGCTTGCCGAACTGCTCGCGGTCCTGAGCATATTGCGTCGCCTCTTCGAGCGCGGCGGCAGCAAGGCCGAGCGACATCGTCGCATTGCCGCAGCGTTCGAGGCTGAACGCCTGCATGAGCTGCGCAAAGCCGCCCGCGGGCACGATCATATTGCCCTTGGGCACGCGGACCTCGTCGAGGAAGATGTCGGCGGAAGGGATACCGCGGAAACCCATAAGCTCTTCGGGCTTCCCGAAGCTGACGCCGTCGCGTTCCTTTTCGACGAGCACCGCGCCGATCCCCCTGGCGCCGGGCTCGTCGGACAGACGGCAATAGACGATATAGACATCCGAATGACCCGCGCCCGACGTCCAGCGTTTCTGGCCGCTGATCACGATCTCCTCGCCGTCGATACGGCCTGCGGTTTTCAGGTCGGTGAGCGCCGTTCCGGCCGCGGGCTCGGACATCGAGACGGCGACGACCGTCTCGCCTTTGACGACCGCGGGAATGATCTTCGCCTTGAGTTCGTCCGACGCGAAATGCTGGATCGTGCGGACCGGGCCGGTCAGCGCCTCGAAAATCGGGAAGGCGACGGCGACCGAGACCATCGCGAACTGCTCGAGCACGAGCAGGGCTTCGAGATGCCCGAGGCCCATTCCGCCATGCTCTTGCGGAAGGTTGACGCCGAGAAAGCCCATCTCGCCATAGCGGCGGCGCATATCGAGCGGGACGGGCGTATTGGTTTTCTCGAGCTCGCGCGCCAGTTCCATCGTTTCGGCGCGGGCGAATTTCCGCGCCGCTTCCTGCAATTCGGCCTGCTGTTCGGTCAGCTGAAAATCCATCGCCCTTGCGTCCTTCCGTCCTTGGTCGCGCGGACTGTATGGGCTGGCGGGCAGGGCGCAAGTGCCAGTTTTGCGAACATTCCGTCCGTCATTGCGAGCACAGCGAAGCAATCCAGAGCCGTAAACGATATCACTAGCCGCTCTGGATTGCTTCGTCGCTCCGCTTCTCGCAATGACGCCGGGCTTTAATAGCGGCGGTGCAGGTTATAGGACGCATGCAAACTGCAATTCGCACAGGAGTATCACGATGGCAGGCAAATGGTTCGACGAACTCGAAGTGGGGCAGACCTTCGATCATCCGATCCGCCGGACGATCACCGAGACCGACAATGTCCTGTTCACGACGATGACCCACAATCCCGCCCAGCTCCATCTCGACGAGGAATATTGCAAGAACGAAACCGAGTTCGGCACCCGGATCGTCAACAGCTGCTACACGCTTTCGCTCATGGTCGGCATTTCGGTCGGCGACACGACCCTGGGGACGGCGGTCGCTAATCTCGGCTGGGACGAGGTGCGCTTCCCGAAACCGCTCTTCCACGGCGACACGGTGCGGATCGAGACCGAGGTGGTGGGGCTGCGGGAGAGCAAATCGCGCCCCGACCAGGGCATCGTGACCTTCGAGCACCGCGCCTACAACCAGCACGGCGATCTCGTCGCGAGCTGCAAGCGCTCGGGGCTCCAGCGCAAGAAGCCGGCGGCCTAGCGCGTGACGGCGGCGAGCGCGGACGGCGCGGTCCCCGACCGCCGCTACCGGCATTATGCGCTCGGCGTCCTGACGGTCGTCTATTTCTTCAATTTCGCCGACCGGCAGGTGCTCGCCGTCCTGCTCGAGGACATCAAGCTCGAATTCGCATTGAGCGATACCGAGCTCGGCCTGCTTTCGGGCCTCGCCTTCGCACTCTTCTATTCGACGCTCGGCATTCCGATCGCCCGGCTCGCCGATCGCGCGAACCGGGTAAAGATCGTCGCCGGGGCGTGCGCGGTCTGGAGCCTCGCCACCGCGGCCTGCGGGCTCGCCGCGAATTTCGTGCAGCTGCTGCTCGCGCGGATTGCGGTCGGGGTCGGCGAGGCGGGCTGCGCGCCGCCGACCCATGCGGTGCTCGCCGATTATTACCGCAAGAGCGAGCTGTCGCGCGCGCTCGGCATATTGACCGCCGCGGCGCCGGCCGGGGCGATCGCCGGGGTGATACTGGGCGGGATCATCGCCGAGACCTGGGGCTGGCGCTACGCCTTTATCGTCGTCGGCCTGCCCGGGCTGCTCGTCGCCGCGGTCGCCTTTTTCACCCTGCGCGAACCCGAGCGCGGGCGGCTCAGCGAAACGCCGGTGACGGGCGAACGCCCGGCCTTTCTCGCAACCGCCAAGAGGCTGTTTTCGAACCGGATTTTCCTGTTCGTTACGCTGGGCAACGCGTTCGCGGTGATGATGGCCTATGTCGTCGCCAACTGGGCGCCGCCGCTTTATCGCCGCGTGTTCGAGCTCGGCGTGGCGGAGGTCGGGCTCTATGCCGCGCTCGGCATCATCATCGGCGGATTGCCCGGCACGGTCGCCGGCGGCATCTTGAGCGACATGCTGGTCAAGCGCGATCCGCGCTGGCAGGGCTGGATGCCGGCGATCGGCCTGATCCTCGCCTTTCCGCTGCTGCTGACCGCGCCGTTTTCGGCGACGGTGCTGGGCGCGGCGCTGGTGTTCGCGGTCGGCACCTTCTTCGCCAATCTGTGCCTCGGCCCGGCCGCCGCGCTGATCCAGACGGTCGCGCGGCCCAATGAGCGCGCGCTGGCTGCCTCGCTCTACATCTTTGTCGGCTCCGGTCTCGGGCTCGGCGCGGGGCCGCTTGTCGTCGGCCTCCTCAGCGACGCGTTTTCCGCGGCCTATGGCACGGACTCGCTGCGCTATGCGATGGCCGTGACGAGCGTGCTGACCCTGATGGGCGCCGCCATGTTCCTGATCGCGGCGCCGGCGCTGGGCCGGCGCGAACCGGCAAGCTGAGCACCGGATTGTTTTCGCGCCGAGGCTGTTGCAGTTTGCGGCGCCGCCAACCGAGGAAACGCCCATGCCGATCGACGCCACCCAGCCCTATGATCCCGACAATATCTTCGCGAAAATCCTGCGCGGCGAGGTCCCCAACGAAACGGTGTATGAGGACGATCATGTCCTCGCTTTCAAGGACATCAACCCGCAGGCGCCGGTCCATGTCCTCGTCATCCCCAAGGGCGACTATGTGAGCTGGGACGATTTCGCGGCGAAGGCGCCGGACGCCGAGATCGCTCATTTCGTCCGCAAGGTCGGCGAAATCGCCCGTGATCTCGAGCTGGTCGAACCTGGCTATC
Coding sequences within it:
- a CDS encoding VOC family protein, with amino-acid sequence MKHGTILGGVVATPDLDAALADYEGILGLKLIERGALPDDLAASWGVPASAGRPTAILQPQSGAPCFIRLVEQPDHPDFMPTRTHGWAAYELTVQDVFGWPDRLQGSGFDIVGPPKELEGLPFFVPMQVTGRGKEMIYLNEVRENTPSSDLPHAQSPTDHIFIVILATPDRAATVAWYRERLGLDEGDTYTLEYSMINDAFGLPAGTQSDLTMVQNDRLPIVEVDDYPAEATDRARHDGMLPPGNAMVTLAVDDLDALACEWITPPTARQGPLYDGRRAATVIGPAGELLELVETKT
- a CDS encoding YciI family protein, producing MTKVMPSAAYIAWCKDLPGDEPARLRKELAPAHFVHIETIMDKIRVAGPVRNENGETIGSMLVFNAESEAEARALLDRDPYAGAGLWESVEIHPFLPAAGEWIGGKIW
- a CDS encoding carboxymuconolactone decarboxylase family protein, with protein sequence MARIDPLPFDALPEDLRVRLGEAEARMGFASNDILTLARWPELLGALEGLIGTIYGSQEVDLGLKRMMAMVASSAAGCRYCEAHTAHGAAQMSGVDSEKVAAVWEYRTSDLFSDAERAALDLAFAAGQTPNAATDAHFEALRAHWSERQIVELVAMIALFGFLNRWNDTLATPLEDAPLSYALERLTDWNPGKHAPVGKKTSPRT
- a CDS encoding carboxymuconolactone decarboxylase family protein: MAHVAPLSPDEIPEDLKPMLAMAEARMGFIPNSLLTMARWPDLVRGFMPLVATVLGGGGVLEPGLKQMIAAVVSSAAGCRYCQAHTTHGSTEKMGVAEEKVAKVWEYRTSDLFSEAEKAALDLALAAGQSPNAATDAHFAALRAHFDERAIIEIVAVISAFGFLNRWNDTMATTLEDAPREFAEALMAPAGWAVGKHAADG
- a CDS encoding quinone oxidoreductase family protein, which produces MQARQAQITEHGGPEVITWQDIDLGDPGAGEVRMRNKAVGLNMIDTYHRKGIYPVELPTGLGLEAAGVVEAVGPGVSGFRQGDRVVTFGPQLGAYATARNMPADRLFALPEGVADDVAAAAFLKGCTTEFLVERCGRVESGWPVLVHAAAGGTGQLLVQWLKHIGAEVIGTTSSEKKAEKAKAAGADHVILYTEEEVAPRVREITGGKGVRVVFDGVGKATWEASLDSLGQRGLQISFGNASAPVGETNLGILAQKGSLFTTRPTLFDYYADRDEAAAGAARLFSLLGEGVLSVEIGQTYPLEEAAQAHRDLEARKTVGSTVLLP
- a CDS encoding DUF1330 domain-containing protein codes for the protein MKGATMPAYMIVTAKIADRDAFIQGYGMAAAKLVEQFGGRYVLRAPGAELLEGDFGDGASMVISEWPDKAAAKAFWNSPEYREVKKLREGCAECQVLLIEADSIAG
- a CDS encoding amidohydrolase family protein → MLKKLLLATLILASPAAAEMREYRVLSGGNDVGHLRVDAEGSRVAIDYDYKNNGRGPTIAETITLDADGYPLRWEIEGATTFGNLVDETFVLENGRARWRDATGERETAIADARFYIDQNGSPWSLALLARALLADADDSMAVLPGGTATLTERGTASHDGPDGAVATTTYEIAGLDLNPVYVTLDAENRLFAFASPRFAIVRTGYEAADEALRNRAQELSTERFVRIQAEAARNFDGPVRVRNVHIFDPETMTRTGPHAVVWHNDRISSIQPNDAPATEGETIIDGAGGTLVPGMYEMHGHISQNVALLNIAAGVTSVRDMGNENDVLDGLIERIADGTIAGPRITRSGFIEGLSEFSSQTGELVETEEEALAQVRWYAARGFHQVKLYNSMTPDWAPRLVAEAHRLGLRVAGHVPAFSNADAMIAAGFDELTHINQVMLGWVLEPHEDTRTLLRLTALDRLPALDLDSEPVQHTIGLMAQNNIAIDPTIAIHEALLLGRNGEVSPGFADIFDHMPVGQQRSLQEAWADISAEGADERYRGAFDQVIRTIAMMRERGIRIVPGTDMGGSFAYHRELELFERAGYSAPEVLRLATLGMAEYLGQDEDLGSIAGGKYADFFLVPGDPTADLSAIKSIAMVVANGTVYFPADIYPHFGIRPFAEPPEVTAAD